The Amycolatopsis mongoliensis genome includes a window with the following:
- a CDS encoding GNAT family N-acetyltransferase, whose protein sequence is MTDLVVRPLEAGEEPLFTSLPDRGLVGRKLLGNDFAEMAAKGEYRPGWVWVALRDDVVVARAAWWGASKDEEPIALDWFDFTDFDAGVELLKRVPLRAEYSLTTPPGWQDDPDVVHEVTVRVEAAEKAGYRKLVERHRFCWTPENGLPERPGRLEFRPEPDDDVVLDVFRRVHVGSLDAHVRKTIEEHGLDAAAREDLDIMRWMPAPRDWWRLAYTPEGELVGLTLPSRNAYDPVVGYIAVVPEQRGRGYAYDLLVEATHDLVGYGAEQIVAGTDVGNVPMAKAFAKAGYPVTQHRIDLV, encoded by the coding sequence ATGACCGATCTGGTCGTGCGCCCGCTCGAAGCGGGCGAAGAACCACTGTTCACCTCCCTGCCCGACCGCGGTCTCGTCGGCCGCAAGCTGCTCGGCAACGACTTCGCCGAGATGGCGGCCAAGGGCGAGTACCGGCCCGGCTGGGTCTGGGTCGCGCTGCGCGACGACGTCGTCGTGGCGCGGGCCGCGTGGTGGGGCGCGTCGAAGGACGAGGAACCGATCGCACTCGACTGGTTCGACTTCACCGACTTCGACGCGGGCGTCGAGCTGCTGAAGCGGGTCCCGTTGCGCGCGGAGTACTCCCTGACCACGCCGCCCGGCTGGCAGGACGACCCGGACGTCGTGCACGAGGTCACCGTCCGCGTCGAGGCGGCCGAGAAGGCGGGCTACCGCAAGCTCGTCGAGCGCCACCGGTTCTGCTGGACCCCGGAAAACGGCCTGCCGGAGAGGCCGGGACGGCTCGAGTTCCGGCCCGAGCCGGACGACGACGTGGTCCTGGACGTCTTCAGGCGGGTGCACGTCGGCAGCCTCGACGCGCACGTGCGGAAGACGATCGAGGAGCACGGACTCGACGCGGCCGCGCGCGAAGACCTCGACATCATGCGGTGGATGCCGGCCCCGCGGGACTGGTGGCGGCTGGCGTACACGCCCGAGGGCGAGCTCGTCGGGCTCACGCTGCCGAGCCGCAACGCCTACGACCCGGTGGTCGGGTACATCGCCGTCGTGCCGGAGCAGCGCGGCCGCGGCTACGCGTACGACCTGCTGGTCGAGGCCACGCACGACCTCGTCGGGTACGGGGCCGAGCAGATCGTCGCGGGCACCGACGTCGGCAACGTCCCGATGGCCAAGGCGTTCGCCAAGGCGGGCTACCCGGTCACGCAGCACCGCATCGACCTGGTGTGA
- a CDS encoding DUF1579 family protein, with the protein MDMPTLGPAHDALKAFAGDWTGTENLAASPWAPASTARAGCEYRLALNGFALVQDYRQHREDGAEFLGHNVFTVDPQTGETLWYGFDSYGFPPESPARGGWTGGTLVLEKKTARGVARHRLTPDGDTLTHEIDVKMGEDREFSPFLRARYTRETG; encoded by the coding sequence ATGGACATGCCCACCCTCGGCCCCGCGCACGACGCCCTGAAGGCGTTCGCCGGCGACTGGACCGGCACCGAGAACCTCGCCGCTTCGCCGTGGGCGCCGGCCTCGACCGCGCGCGCGGGCTGCGAATACCGCTTGGCGCTCAACGGTTTCGCACTGGTCCAGGACTACCGCCAGCACCGCGAAGACGGCGCGGAGTTCCTGGGGCACAACGTCTTCACCGTCGACCCGCAGACCGGCGAAACGCTCTGGTACGGCTTCGACAGCTACGGCTTCCCGCCCGAGTCACCCGCCCGCGGCGGCTGGACCGGCGGCACGCTCGTCCTGGAGAAGAAGACCGCTCGCGGGGTGGCCCGGCACCGGCTCACCCCGGACGGTGACACCCTGACGCACGAAATCGACGTCAAGATGGGCGAAGACCGCGAATTCAGCCCATTTCTGCGCGCGCGGTACACCCGGGAAACCGGATAG
- the boxC gene encoding 2,3-epoxybenzoyl-CoA dihydrolase codes for MTTTTPVTFDRRPDEYRHWRLHVDGEVAWLEMDVDEQGGLVPGYELKLNSYDLGVDIELYDATQRLRFEHPEVRVVVVTSAKDKVFCAGANIRMLAASEHHWKVNFCKFTNETRNGMEDATEHSGQTYVAAVNGTCAGGGYEIALACEKILLIDDNSSTVALPEVPLLGVLPGTGGLTRVVDKRRVRRDLADVFATRPDGVKGKTAVDWRLVDELVPRQGFREAVAKRAREIARESDRTGEGGIELTPLEHRYVDTDVTKDQVTITIKGPENDPGDLHEEGANGWFLAMTRELDDAILRLRTNEVEAGTWILKTQGDPEKVLAHEQAVFGAKDWLGNEITQYFKRTLKRLDVTSRSLIALIEPGSCFAGSLLELALAADRQYILDGPPIDDEDSDERATIRLSEANFGPFPMGNGLTRLQARFHGDDDHLAWLAREKDHELSAAEAVELGLVTDAPDDLDWEDEIRIALEGRASLSPDALTGLEANHRFVGPETIETKIFGRLAAWQNWIFTRPNASGPEGALRRYGTGQKAVFDRKRV; via the coding sequence GTGACCACCACCACACCGGTGACCTTCGACCGCCGTCCGGACGAGTACCGCCACTGGCGCCTCCACGTCGACGGGGAGGTGGCGTGGCTGGAAATGGACGTCGACGAGCAGGGCGGGCTCGTCCCGGGCTACGAGCTCAAGCTCAACTCCTACGACCTCGGGGTCGACATCGAGCTGTACGACGCCACCCAGCGGCTGCGGTTCGAGCACCCCGAGGTCCGCGTGGTGGTGGTGACGAGCGCGAAGGACAAGGTCTTCTGCGCCGGCGCGAACATCCGGATGCTCGCCGCGTCCGAGCACCACTGGAAGGTGAACTTCTGCAAGTTCACCAACGAGACCCGCAACGGCATGGAGGACGCCACCGAGCACTCCGGCCAGACGTACGTCGCCGCGGTGAACGGCACCTGCGCCGGCGGCGGCTACGAGATCGCGCTGGCCTGCGAAAAGATCCTGCTGATCGACGACAACTCCTCCACCGTCGCGCTGCCCGAGGTGCCGCTGCTCGGTGTGCTGCCCGGTACCGGCGGCCTGACGCGCGTGGTGGACAAGCGGCGGGTCCGGCGCGACCTCGCCGACGTCTTCGCGACGCGCCCCGACGGCGTCAAGGGGAAGACCGCGGTCGACTGGCGCCTGGTGGACGAACTGGTGCCGCGCCAAGGGTTCCGCGAGGCCGTGGCCAAGCGGGCCCGGGAGATCGCGCGCGAGTCCGACCGGACCGGTGAGGGCGGCATCGAGCTGACCCCGCTCGAACATCGCTATGTCGACACGGACGTGACCAAGGACCAGGTCACGATCACCATCAAGGGGCCCGAGAACGACCCGGGTGACCTGCACGAAGAGGGCGCGAACGGCTGGTTCCTCGCGATGACCCGCGAGCTGGACGACGCGATCCTCCGGCTGCGCACCAACGAGGTCGAAGCCGGCACGTGGATCCTGAAGACCCAGGGCGACCCGGAGAAGGTGCTCGCGCACGAGCAGGCTGTCTTCGGCGCGAAGGACTGGCTGGGCAACGAGATCACGCAGTACTTCAAGCGCACGCTCAAGCGCCTCGACGTCACCAGCCGCAGCCTGATCGCGCTGATCGAGCCGGGCAGCTGCTTCGCCGGTTCGCTGCTGGAACTCGCGCTCGCCGCCGACCGCCAGTACATCCTCGACGGCCCGCCGATCGACGACGAGGACAGCGACGAGCGGGCGACGATCAGGTTGTCCGAGGCCAACTTCGGGCCGTTCCCGATGGGCAACGGCCTGACCCGCCTGCAGGCGCGCTTCCACGGCGACGACGACCACCTCGCCTGGCTCGCGCGTGAAAAGGACCACGAGCTGAGCGCGGCCGAAGCCGTCGAGCTCGGCCTGGTCACCGACGCCCCGGACGACCTCGACTGGGAGGACGAGATCCGGATCGCGCTGGAGGGCCGGGCGTCGCTTTCGCCGGACGCGCTCACCGGCCTGGAGGCCAACCACCGGTTCGTCGGTCCCGAGACCATCGAGACCAAGATCTTCGGCCGGCTGGCGGCTTGGCAGAACTGGATTTTCACCCGGCCGAACGCATCCGGGCCGGAAGGCGCGCTGCGCCGATACGGTACGGGTCAGAAGGCCGTCTTCGACAGGAAGCGGGTCTAG
- a CDS encoding dihydrofolate reductase family protein, with product MSKVFSAHAVSVDGYITGRDAGPGHGLGDGGTLFDWYTDGDTQSRVFDFFKLSEPSARVFDDLAGRVGAVVAGRNTYEDSDHFGGGSPHPGAPLFLVSHRPAPALTERQRLFGDVKEAIEAAREAAGGKDVGLMGGGVLTSALAAGLVDEIVLHQVPVLLGAGRPFFQELPAHVRLRLVEAVAAPGVTHLHYAVI from the coding sequence ATGAGCAAGGTCTTCAGCGCCCACGCGGTGTCGGTCGACGGGTACATCACCGGCCGCGACGCCGGCCCAGGGCACGGCCTCGGCGACGGCGGCACGCTTTTCGACTGGTACACCGACGGCGACACGCAGAGCCGGGTGTTCGACTTCTTCAAGCTCAGCGAGCCGAGCGCACGCGTCTTCGACGACCTCGCCGGCCGCGTCGGCGCGGTCGTGGCGGGCCGCAACACCTACGAGGACTCGGACCACTTCGGCGGCGGCAGCCCGCACCCGGGCGCCCCGCTCTTCCTCGTCAGCCACCGGCCGGCGCCCGCATTGACCGAGCGGCAGCGCCTGTTCGGCGACGTCAAGGAGGCCATCGAAGCCGCTCGAGAAGCGGCCGGCGGGAAGGACGTCGGCCTGATGGGCGGCGGTGTCCTGACCTCGGCGCTGGCGGCGGGGCTCGTCGACGAGATCGTCCTCCACCAGGTGCCGGTCCTCCTCGGCGCCGGGCGGCCGTTCTTCCAGGAGCTGCCCGCACACGTCCGGTTGCGGCTCGTCGAAGCCGTCGCCGCGCCCGGTGTCACCCACCTCCACTACGCAGTCATCTGA
- a CDS encoding TetR/AcrR family transcriptional regulator, with protein MTRARGADRRASIVRAAFEVIAERGYRGTSLAAVADRVGLTQQGLMHYFPTKEDLLTAVLETRDEWDLLHFGHAPPGDESAMTVNQLAELVDYNATRPGIVQTYTVLSADSVTEDHPAREYFHDRYERVRAGMTQMLERHRDELPSGATPEQLAPIAIAVLDGLQLQWLLDPEQVDMSAGFRTFLTLLGIKPD; from the coding sequence ATGACCCGGGCCAGGGGCGCCGACCGCCGAGCGAGCATCGTCCGCGCGGCGTTCGAAGTGATCGCCGAACGCGGCTATCGCGGCACCTCGCTGGCGGCGGTGGCCGACCGCGTCGGGCTGACCCAGCAGGGACTGATGCACTACTTCCCCACGAAGGAGGACCTGCTGACGGCGGTGCTGGAGACCCGCGACGAGTGGGACCTGCTGCACTTCGGGCACGCCCCGCCGGGCGACGAGTCGGCGATGACGGTCAACCAGCTCGCCGAACTGGTCGACTACAACGCGACCCGGCCGGGGATCGTCCAGACGTACACGGTGCTGTCGGCGGACAGCGTCACGGAGGACCACCCGGCGCGCGAGTACTTCCACGACCGCTACGAGCGGGTGCGGGCAGGCATGACCCAGATGCTCGAACGCCACCGCGACGAGCTCCCCTCGGGGGCGACACCGGAACAGCTCGCGCCGATCGCGATCGCGGTCCTGGACGGCCTGCAGCTGCAGTGGCTCCTCGACCCGGAGCAGGTCGACATGTCCGCGGGATTCCGCACGTTCCTGACGCTGCTGGGCATCAAGCCGGACTGA
- a CDS encoding beta-glucosidase H, with product MSFDVDALLAELDLDAKANLLAGQDVWSLPALPRIGLESLVLSDGPVGVRGVRWSPDDPSVTLPSPTALAASWDPRLAVRAGRLLAQEARRKGVHVLLAPTVNLQRSPLGGRHFECYSEDPLLTGMIGAGYVTGVQDGGVAVTVKHFVANDFETERFTADVHVGERALRELYLAPFELIVRRAKPWGIMAAYNSVNGVTMTQHAELLNGVLRGEWGFDGFVVSDWLAARDTVASANGGLDVAMPGPRTVFGDQLAEAVRGGEVDEDVVDEMVRRVLLLAHRTGALGGGPAPGQSTVDGDAIAREVAHRSFVLLSNETGVLPLKQPQSIALIGALAADPKILGGGSATVFPDHIVSPLDGLRKAVPPGTDLTFAIGADPRTTLPPATDNFRLRATAKAADGTRMAEFPLREAKITWIGELPKGLDMATLASVEIEGTYLPERSGTHTFAVTGPGDLRLTVAGQTLFDGVNLPEGGDVFTSIMQVIEQRREIELTAGELVDVSLTYWIPSEMAEFARGTFAWVTFALGHRGPVLDPDAALDEAVALAGKSDVAVVVVGTTAEVESEGFDRTSLALPGRQDELVTRVAEANPNTVVVVNAGSPVELPWRDDVAAVLLTWFPGQAGGDALADVLFGREEPGGRLPTTWPARLEDAPVTDVTPEEGVLEYREGVYIGYSAWARTDRQPAYWFGHGQGYTTWVYEELDVYPDDEGGARVRVRIRNSGTRKGREAVQLYLAPTERGDRPPRWLVGFASVEAGPGEAVETDIVLPPRSAEVWRDGWQHIAGEYVLEASHSYAQPRLSTRVVLQKIR from the coding sequence ATGAGCTTCGACGTCGACGCGCTGCTGGCCGAGCTCGACCTGGACGCCAAGGCGAACCTGCTCGCCGGCCAGGACGTCTGGAGCCTGCCCGCGCTCCCGCGGATCGGCCTGGAGTCCTTGGTGCTCTCGGACGGCCCGGTCGGCGTCCGCGGGGTGCGGTGGAGCCCGGACGACCCCTCGGTGACGCTCCCCAGCCCGACGGCCCTCGCCGCGAGCTGGGACCCGCGGCTGGCCGTGCGCGCCGGCCGGCTGCTCGCGCAGGAAGCCCGCCGCAAGGGTGTGCACGTCCTGCTCGCCCCCACGGTCAACCTCCAGCGCTCGCCCCTGGGCGGCCGCCACTTCGAGTGCTACTCGGAAGATCCCCTCCTCACCGGGATGATCGGCGCCGGCTACGTCACCGGCGTGCAGGACGGCGGGGTCGCCGTCACGGTCAAGCACTTCGTCGCCAACGACTTCGAGACCGAGCGCTTCACCGCCGACGTCCACGTCGGCGAGCGCGCGCTGCGCGAGCTCTACCTCGCGCCGTTCGAGCTCATCGTCCGGCGGGCGAAGCCGTGGGGGATCATGGCCGCCTACAACAGCGTCAACGGCGTCACGATGACCCAGCACGCCGAACTGCTCAACGGCGTGCTGCGCGGCGAATGGGGCTTCGACGGCTTCGTCGTCTCCGACTGGCTGGCCGCGCGCGACACCGTCGCCTCCGCCAACGGCGGCCTCGACGTCGCGATGCCCGGCCCCCGCACGGTTTTCGGGGACCAGCTCGCGGAAGCCGTGCGCGGCGGCGAAGTCGACGAAGACGTCGTCGACGAGATGGTGCGCCGCGTGCTCCTGCTGGCCCACCGGACCGGCGCGCTCGGCGGAGGTCCCGCCCCCGGGCAATCCACTGTGGACGGCGACGCGATCGCGCGCGAGGTCGCGCACCGGTCGTTCGTGTTGCTCAGCAACGAAACCGGTGTCCTCCCGCTCAAGCAACCGCAGAGCATCGCCCTGATCGGCGCGCTGGCCGCGGACCCGAAGATCCTCGGCGGTGGCAGCGCCACCGTGTTCCCCGACCACATCGTCTCCCCTCTGGACGGCCTCCGGAAGGCCGTTCCCCCGGGCACCGACCTCACGTTCGCCATCGGTGCCGATCCGCGAACGACGCTACCGCCGGCCACCGACAATTTCCGGCTCCGCGCCACCGCCAAGGCCGCGGATGGCACCCGAATGGCTGAATTTCCGCTCAGGGAAGCCAAAATCACCTGGATCGGCGAGCTGCCGAAGGGGCTCGACATGGCCACGCTCGCGTCGGTCGAGATCGAAGGCACCTACCTGCCGGAGCGAAGCGGCACGCACACCTTCGCCGTCACCGGCCCCGGCGACCTCCGCCTCACCGTCGCCGGCCAGACCCTCTTCGACGGCGTCAACCTGCCCGAAGGCGGCGACGTCTTCACGTCGATCATGCAGGTGATCGAGCAGCGCCGGGAGATCGAGCTGACGGCGGGCGAACTCGTCGACGTCAGCCTGACGTACTGGATCCCGTCGGAGATGGCGGAGTTCGCCCGCGGCACGTTCGCCTGGGTCACCTTCGCGCTCGGCCACCGCGGCCCCGTGCTCGACCCCGACGCCGCCCTCGACGAAGCCGTTGCGCTGGCGGGGAAGTCGGACGTCGCGGTCGTCGTGGTCGGCACCACCGCCGAGGTCGAAAGCGAAGGCTTCGACCGGACCTCCCTCGCCCTGCCGGGAAGGCAGGACGAACTCGTCACCAGGGTCGCGGAAGCCAACCCGAACACCGTGGTCGTCGTCAACGCCGGTTCCCCGGTGGAGCTGCCGTGGCGCGACGACGTCGCCGCGGTGCTGCTCACCTGGTTCCCCGGCCAGGCCGGCGGCGACGCGCTCGCCGACGTCCTCTTCGGCCGCGAAGAGCCCGGCGGCCGTCTGCCGACGACCTGGCCGGCGCGGCTCGAAGACGCGCCGGTCACCGACGTGACGCCGGAAGAGGGAGTGCTCGAGTACCGCGAAGGCGTCTACATCGGCTACAGCGCCTGGGCCCGCACCGACCGGCAGCCCGCGTACTGGTTCGGCCACGGCCAGGGCTACACGACCTGGGTGTACGAAGAACTCGACGTCTACCCGGACGACGAAGGCGGCGCGCGCGTCCGGGTCCGCATCCGCAACTCGGGGACGCGCAAGGGCCGCGAAGCCGTCCAGCTCTACCTGGCCCCGACCGAGCGCGGCGACCGGCCGCCCCGCTGGCTCGTGGGTTTCGCGAGCGTCGAAGCGGGACCCGGCGAGGCCGTCGAGACCGACATCGTCCTCCCCCCGAGGTCCGCCGAAGTCTGGCGCGACGGCTGGCAGCACATCGCCGGCGAGTACGTCCTGGAGGCTTCGCACTCCTACGCGCAGCCCCGGCTGAGCACGAGAGTCGTCCTCCAGAAAATCCGTTGA
- a CDS encoding MarR family winged helix-turn-helix transcriptional regulator yields the protein MRSLRAETFTRVIDAVFACNGGFLAAGDALTEPVGLTAAQWQVLGFLEDGPATAAEVARRRGLRRQSVQETVNRLLRNGMLDRLPNPADARAPLLSVTRRAKEALRELGAAQTEWAEDVAESVSQEDLETTLRTLRRLREVVAQPRLR from the coding sequence ATGCGATCCCTTCGAGCCGAGACGTTCACCCGGGTGATCGACGCGGTCTTCGCGTGCAACGGCGGCTTCCTGGCGGCGGGCGACGCGCTGACGGAGCCGGTCGGGCTGACGGCGGCGCAGTGGCAGGTGCTCGGCTTCCTCGAGGACGGCCCGGCGACCGCGGCGGAGGTCGCGCGCCGCCGCGGGCTGCGGCGCCAGAGCGTGCAGGAGACGGTGAACCGCCTGCTGCGCAACGGAATGCTCGACCGCCTGCCGAACCCGGCCGACGCGCGGGCGCCGCTGTTGTCGGTGACGCGGCGGGCGAAGGAGGCGCTGCGCGAGCTGGGGGCGGCGCAGACCGAGTGGGCGGAGGACGTCGCGGAATCCGTGTCCCAGGAGGACTTGGAGACGACGTTGCGCACCTTGCGGCGGCTGCGGGAGGTCGTCGCCCAGCCGCGGTTGCGCTGA
- a CDS encoding ABC transporter ATP-binding protein → MPEWARVDERVADAGFGQAVRALPAAIAVVLRLAWRTSPPLTLLAGLVHVVSGCVTAFGLLATANVFTALLERGPTPDRVLQSLPAIAVVTGSYAARALLDAAVAAVEGALRPRVTAAADDAVTAAVVRVGLIAFEDADFRELARQGARFGVRAIETSLRRVADLTSSAISLAAAMLTAGLLNPWLAPVLLLAAAADGWAAARVAKLNYRHFLDTVGRNIRKSVVEEVATWRSMALERHALTLQEPLLGEYRRISRSLVREEVRLAHRSNLVRTTGRAAAGFGTAVAYLVLGWLLYSGGMELALAGTAVLAMRTASTALSNTMRAVNSLYEDSFYIGFYNQLLVESVQRQPPPTALTAPADPGEIRLEGVTFTYPGRGSPALRDISLTIKRGEVVALVGENGSGKTTLGKLLTGLYPPDEGVVRWDDVDLAHADPASVHANIAVIAQEPAEWPMTAANNITVGRLGRADPDSRAWREAVDYSGADEVIESLPAKENTVLSKKFDEGHDLSGGQWQRMGIARGIYRDASVLVADEPTAALDARAEARVFAGLQHASTSHHGRRTTVLVTHRLANIRSADRILVLEKGRLIEQGTHDELISAGGTYHELYEIQARAYRNGTEVPAPRAAQRPAPGTPGRAPRRPEQREASPDVRGCAGPRRPNSPFAKPAGDPTLSAATS, encoded by the coding sequence ATGCCCGAGTGGGCACGCGTCGACGAACGCGTGGCCGACGCCGGGTTCGGCCAGGCCGTGCGCGCGCTGCCGGCCGCGATCGCCGTCGTGCTGCGCTTGGCCTGGCGGACGTCACCGCCGCTGACACTGCTGGCCGGCCTCGTGCACGTCGTCTCGGGCTGCGTCACGGCGTTCGGGCTGCTGGCCACCGCGAACGTCTTCACCGCGCTGCTCGAACGGGGCCCGACCCCGGACCGCGTGCTGCAGTCGCTGCCGGCGATCGCGGTCGTCACCGGTTCGTACGCGGCGCGCGCGTTGCTCGATGCCGCCGTCGCCGCCGTCGAGGGAGCGCTGCGGCCACGCGTCACCGCCGCGGCCGACGACGCCGTGACGGCGGCGGTCGTGCGCGTCGGGCTGATCGCGTTCGAGGACGCGGACTTCCGGGAACTGGCGCGGCAGGGCGCGCGGTTCGGCGTCCGGGCGATCGAGACCAGCCTGCGCCGGGTGGCCGACCTGACGTCGTCGGCGATCTCGCTCGCGGCGGCGATGCTCACGGCGGGCCTGCTCAACCCGTGGCTGGCCCCGGTGCTGCTGCTCGCCGCGGCGGCCGACGGCTGGGCCGCCGCCCGCGTCGCGAAGCTGAACTACCGGCACTTCCTCGACACGGTCGGGCGCAACATCCGCAAGTCGGTCGTCGAAGAGGTCGCCACCTGGCGGTCGATGGCCCTCGAACGGCACGCGCTGACGCTGCAGGAGCCGTTGCTCGGCGAGTACCGGCGCATCTCGCGCAGCCTGGTGCGGGAGGAGGTGCGGCTGGCGCACCGCAGCAACCTGGTGCGGACCACCGGACGGGCGGCGGCCGGGTTCGGCACCGCCGTCGCGTACCTGGTGCTCGGCTGGCTGCTCTACTCCGGCGGGATGGAGCTGGCGCTGGCCGGCACGGCGGTGCTGGCGATGCGCACGGCGTCGACGGCGCTGTCCAACACCATGCGCGCGGTCAACTCGCTGTACGAGGACTCGTTCTACATCGGGTTCTACAACCAGCTGCTGGTGGAGTCGGTGCAGCGGCAGCCGCCACCGACCGCGCTGACCGCGCCCGCGGACCCGGGCGAAATCCGGCTGGAGGGCGTCACGTTCACCTACCCGGGCCGGGGAAGCCCGGCGCTGCGGGACATCTCGCTGACGATCAAGCGCGGCGAGGTGGTCGCGCTCGTCGGGGAAAACGGGTCGGGCAAGACCACCCTCGGCAAGCTGCTGACCGGGCTCTACCCACCGGACGAAGGCGTGGTGCGCTGGGACGACGTCGACCTCGCGCACGCCGACCCGGCGTCGGTGCACGCGAACATCGCGGTGATCGCCCAGGAACCGGCGGAATGGCCGATGACGGCGGCGAACAACATCACGGTGGGCCGCCTCGGCCGCGCCGACCCGGACAGCCGGGCGTGGCGCGAAGCGGTGGACTACTCCGGCGCGGACGAGGTGATCGAGTCCTTGCCCGCCAAGGAGAACACGGTGCTGTCGAAGAAGTTCGACGAGGGCCACGACCTGTCCGGCGGCCAGTGGCAGCGCATGGGCATCGCCCGCGGCATCTACCGCGACGCGTCGGTCCTGGTGGCCGACGAACCCACGGCGGCGCTCGACGCCCGCGCGGAGGCCCGGGTGTTCGCCGGCCTCCAGCACGCGAGCACGTCCCACCACGGCCGCCGGACGACGGTCCTGGTGACGCACCGGCTGGCCAACATCCGCTCGGCGGACCGGATCCTGGTGCTGGAGAAGGGAAGACTGATCGAGCAGGGCACCCACGACGAGCTGATCAGCGCCGGCGGCACCTACCACGAGCTGTACGAAATCCAGGCGCGCGCGTACCGGAACGGCACGGAGGTCCCGGCACCCCGCGCCGCCCAACGCCCGGCACCGGGAACCCCGGGCCGCGCCCCCAGACGGCCGGAACAGAGGGAGGCATCGCCGGACGTCCGCGGCTGCGCAGGGCC
- a CDS encoding winged helix-turn-helix transcriptional regulator, with translation MQRTNFSELAACSIARTLDVIGEPWSPLILRDVWVGFSRFEQLQADLGISRKVLTERLNHLVDQGIVERRPYDRRPRYEYVLTEKGTELVDMLMVMTRWGDKWLAGEAGPPVLYRHHACGEITTVDLRCTHCGEPMHARDIDALPGPGAGK, from the coding sequence ATGCAGCGCACGAACTTCAGCGAACTGGCCGCGTGCTCGATCGCGCGCACGCTCGACGTCATCGGCGAGCCCTGGTCACCGCTGATCCTGCGGGACGTGTGGGTCGGCTTCAGCCGGTTCGAACAGCTCCAGGCCGACCTCGGCATCTCGCGCAAGGTCCTCACCGAGCGCCTGAACCACCTCGTCGACCAGGGCATCGTCGAGCGGCGGCCGTACGACCGCCGGCCGCGCTACGAGTACGTCCTGACCGAAAAGGGCACCGAACTCGTCGACATGCTCATGGTCATGACCCGCTGGGGCGACAAGTGGCTCGCGGGCGAGGCCGGCCCACCGGTGCTCTACCGGCACCACGCGTGCGGCGAAATCACCACCGTGGACCTCCGCTGCACCCACTGCGGCGAGCCGATGCACGCACGCGACATCGACGCTCTCCCCGGCCCCGGCGCGGGGAAGTAG
- a CDS encoding TIGR03618 family F420-dependent PPOX class oxidoreductase, with the protein MIDADIRRILSTNVVAHLATVLPDGAPHSIPLWVDPEGDHIAIMTGPDSQKARNLRRDPRVALSLTPAENPFEPVIIRGRVVEWVEGDAAWEIVDRIATKYIGQPYGRDQLRVVGLIEVDRQRIGMG; encoded by the coding sequence ATGATCGACGCCGACATCCGCCGCATCCTCTCGACGAACGTGGTGGCGCACCTCGCCACCGTCCTGCCCGACGGCGCCCCGCACTCGATCCCGCTTTGGGTCGACCCGGAGGGCGACCACATCGCGATCATGACCGGGCCGGACTCGCAGAAGGCCCGCAACCTGCGCCGCGACCCGCGGGTGGCGCTGTCCCTGACCCCGGCGGAGAACCCGTTCGAGCCGGTGATCATCCGCGGCCGCGTGGTCGAGTGGGTCGAGGGCGACGCCGCTTGGGAGATCGTCGACCGGATCGCGACGAAGTACATCGGGCAGCCCTATGGGCGTGACCAGCTGCGCGTCGTCGGGCTGATCGAGGTCGACCGGCAGCGCATCGGCATGGGCTGA